Below is a genomic region from Triticum dicoccoides isolate Atlit2015 ecotype Zavitan chromosome 5A, WEW_v2.0, whole genome shotgun sequence.
GGCAGCGCTATGCGTAGGCCCACAGATAAAGAGAAAAGATCCGGCACATTCCTGAGCATTGGATGGACACGCTAATGGCCGTCCGAGCAATAACGTGTTTAGCCTCCCTTTGCAACATGGCTGGAGTTGCAGTATTTTCTGCAACAGAGGTCTTGTTGCAGGAAATAGAGGTCATGTTGCAAAAAAATTATGTAACATAAATTTTGTTGCAGATTTTTTTGCGGGGCTGAAACATGGCCCTTTTGCAACAAGAGCATTGTTGCCATTACAACAGGCCCTTTGTTGCAAAAGCAAAACATCTCACCTCTAGCCCTGGGTTAGGGAGATTAGGGCGAGGACGCCGGCTGGTGGGAAGGACCTCTGTTAGGGCACGACAGGGCTGACCGCACCGTCAAGATCGACATCCGGCTGCGGTTACCAGGCGCAGTGCCAAGTCTAGGTACGTTCCTAGTAGCCATGGTGCGAGCTGTCCCAGGAAGATGCAAACCGGTGTTTCTTGGATCCCCTTGTTGTTGCTAAGGGTGGCAGAGCTCGCATGGTGCTGCAGAGGACGATGGCTAGTGCGACAAGGCCAGCACCGGCAGCCGCACGTGGTCGCATGACGATACGGATGGAGAACTTGGCATTTGGGCGGAGATGCAGGTGAAGGGAGAAAGGTAGGAGACAACGCTGGAGAGGATAATATTTTATGTGAGCGACCCTCGAGCGGTGTGTGATCCCCAATAGGATACATGCCACACAGGACATGTTGGAGAGACGGTCCCCACCAGGACGTGTTGGAGTCATTTCTTTGCAACTTGGTTTATGTTGCGATGTGTTTGCTCGTGAGTGCACCATCAGATCAAATCAGATACAATGACGGGAGAAGCGGTCGACGCGAGAGCTCGATTCTCTGGCTGAAAGCTCTGCCGAATAAGATCTTGACGGCCTTTTTCCGGCAACACACTTCGGCACCACTGCCCATAATTAATATGTTAAACAAGTAATGGGTATTTTCTGTCATCCATTGGTGTTGGTTTTATTTAAATTAGCAAGTTGGTGTTTATGCTACACAATTAGCCACTCATTATCTCTTCAGTTCCTCATACTATGCACACGGTTATTAGGGGGAAAAGACGGAAAGAACAGAGGATGACACTAATCGACGTATGCTTCTAAAAAATAAGTGATGATATCTGCATCGCTTCCTCTACACGGACCCCAATATTTCTTCACTAGGATTAGCCTAATTAGGAAATGGTTGGGGTAAATTAGATCACAACCCACACCTGGTTGAGTCTAATagttttttttatttgttttcttgttatTATTTCATGAACTGATCATACTATGGCTCGTTGTAGGTGCCGGTGTCTTTGGACACCTGTCGGACTCTTTTCTCGGTCGGAAGGGGTCCCTCCAGGTGGTGTGTTTCCTCAATGCCGTTTTCGGCCTCCTCACAGCTCTCTCCCCAAACTATTGGGTTTATGCATCCTTCCGCCTTCTCACTGGATTTAGCGCCGGAAGTGTTTGCCTCTGCTCTTTCGTCCTTGCCACGGAGCCCATCGGGCCTTCCTACCGTGGTGCCGCGGGCATGTCCACTTGCTACTTCTTCTCTAGTGGCATCGCGGCCCTGTCTGGCATCGCCGCGCTATGCCAGTCCTCTTGGCGCCTCCTTTATGTTGTCACCTCACTTCCCTCTGTtgcattcatgtttttcatccttccATTCATCTCTGAGTCCCCGCGTTGGTACCTTACCCACCGGCGTACCGATGACGCAATGCGTGTCCTGCGAGACATTGCTTCCAGTAACCGCAGAAGCTTCCCAAACAACATCACGCTAAAGCTCGACGATGAGGACGATATCAATAAGAAGGTTGAGCAGGCATCATCATCGATCCTAGATGTGTTACAATCGCGGACGACTCGTGTTAGGCTTGTGCTCTCGATGTCGATCAGCTTCCTTTGCTCAGTGGTGTACTACGGACTAAGCCTCAATGTGGTCAACATAAAAATCAACATGTACATTGGTGTCGTTGTTAATTCTCTCGCTGAGATGCCCGCATACCTACTCACTACCATGCTCCTCCCGCACTTCGGAAGGAAGCCGCTCGGCATTGGCACAATGCTTCTCAGTGGAATCTTTTGCACAATTGCCAGCCTCATTGCCGATG
It encodes:
- the LOC119298566 gene encoding organic cation/carnitine transporter 4-like, producing MSTTDVLLAASSSDGHHMSIDDALARHAGEFGWWQLRHFVLVTAAWTLEAMHIMVMVFADREPAMSCPAGDGRCGDRCAGSAAGWEWDQGSGSSTVAEWGLVCGERYKVGLVHAVFFVGSMIGAGVFGHLSDSFLGRKGSLQVVCFLNAVFGLLTALSPNYWVYASFRLLTGFSAGSVCLCSFVLATEPIGPSYRGAAGMSTCYFFSSGIAALSGIAALCQSSWRLLYVVTSLPSVAFMFFILPFISESPRWYLTHRRTDDAMRVLRDIASSNRRSFPNNITLKLDDEDDINKKVEQASSSILDVLQSRTTRVRLVLSMSISFLCSVVYYGLSLNVVNIKINMYIGVVVNSLAEMPAYLLTTMLLPHFGRKPLGIGTMLLSGIFCTIASLIADVNSMRVVRMACGVVGIFGMSGTYNLLLVYTSELFPTVVRTVAMGCTSQASQMGAILAPMVVLFGDRVPFAVFGMFGIIGGLLMFCLPETMDKPLYDTMFGLEKGEKASRSEEEVSKEISDC